A genomic segment from Chelonoidis abingdonii isolate Lonesome George chromosome 24, CheloAbing_2.0, whole genome shotgun sequence encodes:
- the RNF208 gene encoding RING finger protein 208: MLPACFSLMQAPLAEPRATDSKVKTILMSCLKGQQVIIKMEAMKIIHPEKFSELQASQPRYTSAPRREPPLVAKRAWPSESEIIVNQACGDIPALDSNPGSLGLPRTPPLPRRERIYQAQRKGSSEVCYHRQPPSDEVIVNQYVLHPSTACEPLECPTCGHMYNFTNKRPRILSCLHSVCEECLQILYESCPKYKFISCPTCKRETVLFTDYGLAALAVNTSILNRLPTEALATNPVQWSSDADRSCYQTFRQYCGAACTCHIRNPLSSCTIM, translated from the coding sequence atgctgccagcGTGTTTTAGCCTCATGCAGGCACCCCTTGCAGAACCCAGAGCAACGGACAGCAAGGTGAAAACGATCCTCATGTCGTGTCTCAAAGGGCAACAGGTCATCATCAAAATGGAGGCGATGAAGATCATCCACCCAGAGAAGTTCTCGGAGTTACAGGCCTCCCAGCCACGCTACACCTCAGCGCCCCGCCGGGAGCCCCCTCTCGTGGCCAAGCGTGCCTGGCCATCAGAGTCCGAGATCATTGTCAATCAGGCATGCGGGGATATCCCTGCCCTGGACAGTAACCCTGGCTCTCTGGGGCTGCCCCGGACTCCACCCCTGCCGCGGCGAGAGCGAATATACCAAGCGCAGCGCAAGGGCAGCTCAGAGGTCTGTTACCACCGCCAGCCGCCCTCAGATGAGGTGATCGTTAACCAGTACGTACTGCACCCCTCCACAGCTTGCGAGCCCCTCGAGTGCCCCACCTGCGGCCACATGTACAACTTCACCAACAAGCGGCCCCGCATCCTCTCCTGCCTGCACTCGGTGTGCGAGGAGTGCCTGCAGATCCTCTATGAATCCTGCCCCAAGTACAAATTCATCTCCTGCCCCACCTGCAAGCGGGAAACCGTGCTCTTCACTGACTACGGGCTGGCCGCGCTGGCGGTGAACACCAGTATCCTGAACAGACTGCCCACTGAGGCCCTGGCCACCAACCCCGTGCAGTGGAGCAGCGACGCCGACCGCAGCTGCTACCAGACCTTCCGCCAGTACTGTGGTGCAGCCTGCACCTGCCACATCCGAAATCCACTGTCTTCCTGCACCATCATGTAA